From one Bos javanicus breed banteng chromosome 15, ARS-OSU_banteng_1.0, whole genome shotgun sequence genomic stretch:
- the LMO2 gene encoding rhombotin-2 isoform X2, which yields MSSAIERKSLDPSEEPVDEVLQMPPSLLTCGGCQQNIGDRYFLKAIDQYWHEDCLSCDLCGCRLGEVGRRLYYKLGRKLCRRDYLRLFGQDGLCASCDKRIRAYEMTMRVKDKVYHLECFKCAACQKHFCVGDRYLLINSDIVCEQDIYEWTKINGMI from the exons atgtCCTCGGCCATCGAGAGGAAGAGCCTGGACCCATCTGA GGAGCCGGTGGACGAGGTGCTGCAGATGCCCCCGTCCCTGCTGACATGCGGAGGCTGCCAGCAGAACATCGGGGACCGCTACTTCTTGAAGGCCATCGACCAGTACTGGCACGAGGATTGCCTCAGCTGTGACCTCTGCGGGTGCCGGCTGGGCGAGGTGGGCCGGCGCCTCTACTACAAGCTGGGCCGGAAGCTCTGCCGCCGAGACTATCTCAG GCTTTTCGGCCAAGATGGTCTCTGTGCATCCTGTGACAAGCGGATCCGTGCCTACGAGATGACGATGCGGGTGAAGGACAAAGTGTATCACCTGGAATGTTTCAAATGTGCCGCCTGTCAGAAGCATTTCTGCGTGGGTGACAGATACCTCCTCATCAACTCCGACATCGTGTGTGAACAGGACATCTACGAGTGGACTAAGATCAATGGGATGATATAG
- the LMO2 gene encoding rhombotin-2 isoform X3 encodes MEGSAVTVLERGGASSPPERRSKKRRRSGGGGGGARAPEGVRAPAAGQPRATKGAPPPPGTPPPSPMSSAIERKSLDPSEEPVDEVLQMPPSLLTCGGCQQNIGDRYFLKAIDQYWHEDCLSCDLCGCRLGEVGRRLYYKLGRKLCRRDYLRLFGQDGLCASCDKRIRAYEMTMRVKDKVYHLECFKCAACQKHFCVGDRYLLINSDIVCEQDIYEWTKINGMI; translated from the exons ATGGAAG GGAGCGCGGTGACTGTCCTTGAGCGCGGAGGGGCGAGCTCGCCGCCAGAGCGCCGGAGCAAGAAGAGGCGcaggagcggcggcggcggcggcggcgcccgaGCACCCGAGGGGGTCCGAGCCCCGGCAGCCGGCCAGCCCCGCGCCACAAAGGGAGCGCCCCCGCCGCCTGGCacgccacctccctccccaatgtCCTCGGCCATCGAGAGGAAGAGCCTGGACCCATCTGA GGAGCCGGTGGACGAGGTGCTGCAGATGCCCCCGTCCCTGCTGACATGCGGAGGCTGCCAGCAGAACATCGGGGACCGCTACTTCTTGAAGGCCATCGACCAGTACTGGCACGAGGATTGCCTCAGCTGTGACCTCTGCGGGTGCCGGCTGGGCGAGGTGGGCCGGCGCCTCTACTACAAGCTGGGCCGGAAGCTCTGCCGCCGAGACTATCTCAG GCTTTTCGGCCAAGATGGTCTCTGTGCATCCTGTGACAAGCGGATCCGTGCCTACGAGATGACGATGCGGGTGAAGGACAAAGTGTATCACCTGGAATGTTTCAAATGTGCCGCCTGTCAGAAGCATTTCTGCGTGGGTGACAGATACCTCCTCATCAACTCCGACATCGTGTGTGAACAGGACATCTACGAGTGGACTAAGATCAATGGGATGATATAG
- the LMO2 gene encoding rhombotin-2 isoform X1, with the protein MHRARLEARRCSPRSLQDSILLPSSLSFLLFVRLVQERGTLQVKPPTPGTRRSPSGPAGGAVAHGAGHPRVRRCESSPRSSLRPPETLEQPNNTGVSLDTRTRLSLRSPPMGTFEPPKEPVDEVLQMPPSLLTCGGCQQNIGDRYFLKAIDQYWHEDCLSCDLCGCRLGEVGRRLYYKLGRKLCRRDYLRLFGQDGLCASCDKRIRAYEMTMRVKDKVYHLECFKCAACQKHFCVGDRYLLINSDIVCEQDIYEWTKINGMI; encoded by the exons ATGCACAGGGCGAGGTTAGAGGCGCGCCGGTGCAGTCCCCGGAGCCTTCAGGACTCGATTctgctcccttcttccctttcgTTCCTTCTCTTTGTCCGTTTGGTCCAGGAAAGGGGGACACTACAAGtgaagccccccaccccaggtacCCGACGGTCCCCTTCCGGGCCCGCAGGTGGAGCGGTTGCCCACGGCGCCGGGCACCCGCGGGTGAGGAGGTGCGAGAGTTCACCTCGGAGCTCACTCAGGCCTCCAGAGACTTTAGAGCAGCCGAACAACACGGGAGTTAGTTTGGATACGCGGACACGCCTCTCCCTTCGGAGTCCACCGATGGGTACCTTTGAACCTCCAAA GGAGCCGGTGGACGAGGTGCTGCAGATGCCCCCGTCCCTGCTGACATGCGGAGGCTGCCAGCAGAACATCGGGGACCGCTACTTCTTGAAGGCCATCGACCAGTACTGGCACGAGGATTGCCTCAGCTGTGACCTCTGCGGGTGCCGGCTGGGCGAGGTGGGCCGGCGCCTCTACTACAAGCTGGGCCGGAAGCTCTGCCGCCGAGACTATCTCAG GCTTTTCGGCCAAGATGGTCTCTGTGCATCCTGTGACAAGCGGATCCGTGCCTACGAGATGACGATGCGGGTGAAGGACAAAGTGTATCACCTGGAATGTTTCAAATGTGCCGCCTGTCAGAAGCATTTCTGCGTGGGTGACAGATACCTCCTCATCAACTCCGACATCGTGTGTGAACAGGACATCTACGAGTGGACTAAGATCAATGGGATGATATAG